ATTCGGACTCCTGGCATCAAGAACTTTAGAACTAGACCAATTTTGGATACATTTCAAACACATTTACATTTTGACGTTTCACATTTCACATGTGAAATAAACCCATTTCACTAGAAAAAAATATGAAACAAACTTATTTCACTAGAAATATGTGAAAACAACTTTTTCCACATAAACCTATTTAACCCAAATATGAAACTGAAATGTTAACTTGTGAAACTAATTATTTGGAAATGGAAAAGATTTTATTTCAAAAGAGCAAAATATGTTATTTCAAAAATTTGCAAttgaaatatatgtgatttttgtgCAACAAGCGAGTGAAAAGTGAAATGCACCTTCTGAAAGTGAAAAAAAATGTGAAACTAAATCTCAACTTGTGAAATAGAAATTTTTGAAATGTGTAATGGTTTATTTTAAAAGAGTAAAATATGCTATTTCAATAATGTGAAATTGAAATAGATGTGATTTTTGCGAAATAACCCAGTGCAAAGTGAAATGTAGGTTCTGAAAGTTAAAAGTAATATGAAGTGAAATGGCAACTTGTGAAACTGATTATTTCAAAATGTGTAACAGTTTATTTCAAAAGTGTGAAACATGTTATTTATAAAATGTGTAAttgaaatatatgtgatttttgtgAAACAAGCCAGAGAAAAATGAAATGTAGGTTCTGAAGGTGGAAACCAGTATGAATCTGAAATGTCAACTTGTGAAatcaatttttttcaaaatgtgAGATGGTTTATTTTAAAATAGTGAAATATGTTCTTTCAAAAATGTGCAACTGAAATAGATATGATTTTTTTGAAACACGATAGTGGAAAGTGAAATGTAAGTTGTGATAGTGAAAACAACATGAAACTAAAATATCAACTTGTGAAAATGATTGAAACCATTTTATTCAAAATATTTCAAGCGAGTGAAATATGTATCATGATTTTTGAATTCATTTAAAATGTATTCAAATTCGATCTTCTTTGAAAGGTCTTTGCGGCATGAGTTCAAATATATAAAAAGTTTTGAAATTGGAATAttggtttaaaagatatgaacaATTTAAGTTAGCAAACATAAAATAAATGGATGGGCTTGTTTAGGAGAGGGAAGAGAGAGAATGGCAGCGCATGGATGCAACCGTGATGTACCATCTGATCGAAAAGTATGGGGATCATCTGACATACGCAGAGTGTATTGCAGTGTATTTCATCTGAAAAATCATTCACGTTTATACATTTTCTGGCAGATGAATCTTGAGCACTCAATAAACGGCCAGAGATCTGCCGCTACCTGGGCCTAACGCGCAATTTTCCCTTTTTCAGGTATGTGCAGCGCGCGCAGGAAATTATGCAGCGGGAAGCCAGCGAGCCGGGTTTTAATAAAAATGAGGTTGGGGGGAACCCATTTTCATCAAAAAAAGCCAACGAGCCGGCCGGACGCGTCGCGGCCAAGATTCCCAAGGGAAAGGAGCCCGTAACGTCCCAATATCATGTACTCGAGTCAGCTGACGTGCCAGCGGCCCACATCAACCTTATCATCGtcagcgacgacgacgatgaggaggaggaggaggcggctaaCAAGGTCGCCGCTGAGACCAACAACTCCTCTGTGAACATCGTGGATCCTCGTGTGGTAGCAGCTGTGGCGATTGCGCCAGTCCCTCCTGCTGCGACTTCTGCACCGGCTCCAATTACCCCGGTGGCCGGGGCGCCTATGGCCTTTGCAACAGATTCGGCTACCCCTGCTACTTATGGCCATGGCCATGGCGCCGACGGCGTCTGCGCACGTGGGATCAAAAGGCCACACGCTCATGATGCAATCTTTGCACCGGCTCCGGGCGCGGGGGCGCCAGTGGGCTTTGCACCAGCTCTGGCTACCCCTGCTGCTTCCGATCATGGGAACATGGGCAGGATGGCCGAGGAACTGCAGGACATCGAGGCCGTATCCGCCTCCATGGCCCAGGCGATATATCGCCGCTCGGTGAGCGCCAGGTCGAACCTGCCACGGTGGGGGTGTCACGGCCTGCGAACCCCCAAGACCCGTTCGGCCCCTGCACATTGCAGTTTGCCGATGAAACGCAACACCACGGGACCAGCCCCTGCCTATGCTGGTTCCTCATCCCGTGCCCCTGTTGCTTCGGGCTCCTCATTCCGTGCCCCTGCTGCTAAAATCACCAGCTCCACTCCGGGCTCCACATTCCGTGCTCTTTCCGCTAACATCAGCAGCTCCGCTCCGGGCTCCTCATCCCATGCTCCTCCTGCTAAAATCACCAGCTCCATTCCGGGCTCCTCATCTCGTGCCCCTCCTGCTAAAATCATCAGCTCCTCTTCGGGCTCCTCATTCCGTGCCCTTCCTGCTAACATCAGCAGCTCCGCTCCGGGCTCCTCATCGCGTGCCCCTACTGCTAAAATCACCAGCTCCACTCCGGGCTCCACATTCTGTGCCCTTCCTGCTAACATCAGCAGCTTCGCTCCGGGCTCCTCATCCCTTGCTCCTCCTGCTAAAATCACCAGCTCCGCTCCGGGCTCCTCATCCCGTGCCCCTCCTGCTAAAATCATCAGCTCCGCTCCGGGCTCCTCATTCCATGCCCTTCCTGCTAACATTAGCAGCTCCGCCCCTCCTGCTAACATCAGCAGCTCCGCTCCGGGCTCCTCATCCCGTGCCCTTCCTGTTAACATTAGCAGCTCCGCTCCGGGCTCCTCATTATGTGCCCTTCCTGTTGACATCAGCAGCTCCGCCCCTCCTGCTAACATCAGCAGCTCCGCTCCGGGCTCGTCATCCCGTGCCCCTCCTGCTAACGTCAGCAGCTCCGCTCCGGGCATGGCTATGCCGGAGCAAGGGAATGGGATTCGTGGCTTCGTCCGCCTCTTCGGCGTCGACATTGCCCTCGTCCGCCTCTTCGGCGTCGACATTGCCCCGCGGGAGTAGGCGATACTTATGCAAGCGTTGCCGGAGGCTTGCAGCTCAGCATGCTAGTCCGTTAGCTCGCTCATGATTCCCTGCTGCTGATTCTCAATCAGCGGCGAAATAGTATCTTTGCTTCCATTATTTACTTTCAAGATGATTGCTTCCGTTCAGATTTTACATAGTTCGTACCAGAGCTTTTAGCCTGTATGTAGGCTTTCCAGATTTATCAGTTTTATGAATTATTTCGAGTTTGATTCTAGGGTTCATACCGGAGCTTGTAGCCTTGTAGGCGTTCCAGATTAACCAGCTGTATGAATCACTTCAGTTTAGATTCTAGAGTTCATACAAGAGCCTGTAGCCTTTTGGCTTTCCAGATGTAATCAGGTGTATGAATTATCTCATGGAATAAAGTTATAAGAGTTGTTTGAATAACGCGTCTCTCGAAACAAGAATTTGTCCAACTTTATATATATAAAGCCCAAACGACCGAACCGATACAAAGGTGGTGGGAAAACAGAGCTGTGAGTTCTCGGAAATGAAGTTGCGAGAGTATATTCAGTCTGCACTGTCGTCTTACTCTCTGAATGTACATCAAGTGTATCAAAAATAATCAAGCTGTTCTACTTGAACCTCTCCTTGTATACAGCACAGATGCAAATTAAGTGGAAACCTTTTGATGTCAGAGAATGTAACTACATTTTTTTGTGGATCATGAGCATCAGTTAGATCTTAGAAGTATACGTATTTACATCcctgatgatgatgacgatgatgatgatgatggcatATGCAAGTGATTGAGTAAGCGGTACCAAGATCCGAGGGTCATATATTCTGAATTGCCAGTCTCGCGGCAACCATACCGATATTATGTTCTACATACTCAATTCCGCTGTTTACTCTTTCCAGAGTGTCTGTTGAATCCATTGCCTTTATCTTGTATTTTTGCAGGGTAAGAAGTTCTGCATCTGACATACCTGTAGTGTATGACTTTGATGTTAGATTAGACTACATGAAGCTGACGTACATCCTCTGCACCATCTCTTAGTTGGTCATTCCAGGTAATATTGAGATTTAAAACATAAGTTGTAATCAAGAAGTGATCAGAGGTGAAGATGGAATGATCTTTTGTCACCTGAAACTGATTGGTACGCGGCAAAAGAGAGACGTTCTACGAGCCCAGGGATAAATTCTTCGCCGTACCCTTCGAAAGTTTCTTTCTCAGACCACATTAGAGAGCTCTTGATGTTTGTTTGCAGCGGTTCATCCTCAGGCACCTAAATCGAGAGGTTTTTATGTCAGAACATCAGGATATTCAAACGTACGCGAATCATCAAAAGGAACAAAAAATAGTTACTAAACCTTCAGCTTCATTTGTAGGCTGTGCAAATTGCACATGGACTCTCTTAGTCTGGAAATTCTCAGGCCCAATCCGGTGCCATCGCAAGACTTGTCCATCATAGGAGAAACATCACCACGCAAATAGGGCTCCATCTGGATCAAGGAACAACGTGACCATCTAAAATAGAAGTGAAACACAAGAGGTACCGTGAACTGTAGCTACATAAAACAGTGGATCAAGTTCAGGATATGAAAAGAGCATATGCCTAGGTGCCTAGCCATCCCTTTATTTCTGACTCTTCTTTCTTAGCCGTGCCAAAAAGAATTCAGAACTACCACCCCATTCAACGGTCTATAAAACTCCATAAGTGGACTTACGAAATCTGCACATATGTGTATTATAGATCAAACGGGAATACAGCATTTTGATAGAAAATGAGAACAATAGCTTTGAAGGTATTATACACACAATTCATAGAAGTTCTCAAGTATTTGAACAATGGTACGAGCATCAACATATAAAACAATTCAAACTCCAGAGCCGGAACTTGCGTACCTGAAGAAGGTTCTTGATGTTCACACGGCATACACCTCTAATTGACACTAATGCTCCAAAATCCAGCTTTTGAACCTATACTAGAGATAAATCATTGAGTAGAAAAGGTGAACAATCCTAACAAGAACCCTGACAATGAAATATAGAAATACTTCACAGGAAGGACAAGAACTCACACTTTCTATCTGCACCAAACAACCATATCTTACAGCAAACGAATCCTTGGAAGAGCTTGATAAAACTGGATCAAGGACAAAGTGTACAAGAGAATTTTGCCTCTTATACAAAGCCTGTTGAGTGAGGATTGACAGACATCAGAAGACCTGTTAGGATTCAAGGGTGACAACAATATGTAGTTCTTGTGTATGAACAATGAGTCAGAATTCCCTTTGTACTGTCCTCAGCACTCATTTACTAactagagttttgtaggatatcAAGCCAAGACTCGTTAAAAAAAATCTACAATTTTCACGATATACATGGTTTCTTGTGAGTCGTTCGTTTTTTATGATCCAAGGGTGGAGAGTCAAACTACCTTACTGAACATAGTAGGTCATACCTCACCACATAAGGGTGATAGACTTTTTACTTCACAGTAAATAAGGGTGTATATACTATTTAGGCTCTCTTTAAAAGCGTGAAATAAATACCTTACGGAATCGTCATAAAAATAATATTTGATTAGCTGTATTTCAGAAACAATATACTATTTAGGATCGCATTAAAAGCACGATTGTCCATAAGGTAAGCTAGCTGTCAAAATAAATAACTCCCATTCATCTGCCATACCCCTTCGGGGTCCTTGCCAGCTGGCAGGACCAGGGGCAACTGTCAGCAATGCGGGAGACGGAGGTCCCACGGATTGACGGGACAGGTCATGCTTGTGGCCCAGCCATGTGAGCCGCTTGGCGTGGTTAGGGGCTGCCACGAGTCCAATGCTTGAGGAGGTCCCGAGCACTGAGAACCTAAAGCATTCCCTCTGTTATTGCTCCCCTTCCCCCATGGGCTCCCGGATTGGGCGTGTGGCCCTTGGCGGGCCTCCACGATCATGACGACCTGAATGGGAGGGACGATGGTGACGACTGCGACGCGGCTCCGCTTTTGGCCTCGTCCGGTCGGCCTATTGTAGGCCAGATGGGACGAATGAGAAGTGCTTCGGTTGCACTTAAAATATAGGCAAGGATGGCACGCCCGTTGAATCGGATGACGTTGGAGGCCCAGGTACAGTCATAACATGGTGATACGACAGCTCAGGAGGCCTCTACCCACTACGGCCCATTCCGAGACGTCATGGAGGAAACCACATGGATGATGGGCGATGAAGGTCAACCCATCGTGGATGGGCACAACCATGGACACCAGCGACTCCCCTGGAGACTATAAAAGGGAGTTGGGCGGTTCCGTCCAGGGAcgtgtgtcggtgtcaaaaccggcggatctcgggtagggggtcccaagctgtggatcttggatcaatggggaacaaggaacgaaggagacgatgtttacccaggttcgggccctctcgaagagttaaaaccctatgtcctgcttgattatattgaaGTGTATAGGATGATTACAGAGTCGATTTACCACGAGATCAGATGAACTAAACCCTAGATGAGTAGGATGATGGTTGTTcttctagcctctacggactaaaccctctggtttatatagacaccaggggtactagggttacacatggtcgGTTACAATGAAGGAATAAACATGCTGATTCTATCATCATGACTTTGAGGACACACCAAGGCTCCATAGGTTTCCTGTCCAGATACGGAATCGCCTTATAGCTCGGCCTTGTAGTAGTCACAGAGCAGCCCACCTGTCCGGCCCATAAGAGATAGGCCGGCAGCCCAAGGACCCcctagtctaggactccctcagtagcccccgaactagaCTCCAACGCCGGTATTCGTGATTTCTGGTAGCTCTGCACGTCCGAAGTCTCCGGCTTGCGAGATGAGTTCTTCACCCCCTCAATGTTCGGATGTCCATAGTTCAGCTGCTGATGATCTCATGACTTGTCGAAACGCCGTTGGGCCCACCATACCAATCTTTGCATTCAGGGTTAATTACACCCCTCGATTTCCGTGCGCCAGAAGGAGGCGGATGGTCTAGTAGTCTTTTACAGAAACGCCCCTTATGAAAACAAGGAGGAAGCACCTATTAAATAGGCCAAGAGCATGACAGAGAGCCCATTCCATCCCCCAAATCTAGAAGCcgaaaaaccaaaaaaatgtGGAGAAAAAATGGCGGGCGCCCCAAGCTCCTCCTCACGCCCCCATGGCCCCCTCCCGGGTGACTGGGCAAGCTGTTCAGTCTCCCACCTTCATTTAAGCAGACTTGAGACGGAGGGATATCTTCCCGCTTCAGATCTCACATCTACCCGCCCCGGATTAACTTCCGCGAACGGTGAAGCTCACGCAGAGAACTTCCCTGCTCCATGCAAAGAAGAGAGGGTATGTTTCGTGCCCTTCCTCTTACGAGGCTTGGGCTTCCTAATCCATCCTTTCCTGAGGGGCCTGCTAGAGTTTTACGGAATCCAACTCCATCACCTCACCCCTGGATCCATTCTGCATATCTTGGGCTTCGTTGCTCTTTGCGAGATGTttctgggttgtgaggcccattttggaCAATGGAGAAAGTATTTCCGCCTCGTCCCTCGCACCCAAGGAGGGACAATCTGGGAAGTAGGCGGAgacgaagtatggcgcatagccgggacaGGGTATCCCGTCGGGACCCCGAAGGACTCCGAAGAGTGCACCTCGGAATGGTTTTATACTGAAGACATTCCCCTATTCGAGCCAGTTCGGAGGGGGCTGCCCGAATACTCGGACGCTCCTTTAAAGAAGCGGTTCAATTAGCGGCCAAAAAGCCCTTCTCAAGAAAAAAGTGACGAAGTGCAGCGCCTGGCCACCAAGGTGAGGTTGTTAGCCCGCAGCAAGTTAACCATCATTGATGTGATGGCTGCCACCATTACTCGATGCGTGCAACCCCTTCAACAAAGGATGCATCCCCTGTGGTGTTATAATGGAACAAGCGACGCGGCCCGTTACAAACGGAAGGGGCCTGACAACCAGGCAGCAATGGCAGCTATACTGGCCGATCTCTTCAACGGAGAAGAAGAGTTTGCTCGTCTAAGAAACAGGGGTGGCTATTCGAGTTATAACCCCATTGAATGGGTAAGTTCAACTTTCATTTTCGTAGTCCGGACATTACATCTGTATCTAATGATCGGATCTTCCATTTTTCCGAACAGCATTGGAGGCACTTGGTCGAGACCATCAGCTGCCCTTCTCCACAACCAGAGAGCCATTCCCGTGATGATGACCCAGGATTCCATGACGATCCAGAGACGTCAATCAATTTTGAGGATGGGATCTTTTAAAAGGAATCTCGATGGCTCTAAGGTGGCCCTTATAGCCGATCACCCTGGGACCCTCCCTTCTTCCGATGTAAGTAGCAAGAAGGCCTCTTCTCGAAAAGGGCGTTTGCCTCGCGCCATTCCGAGTATGCTAACTTCTACTCCAAAGGGTCGCCGAACACCGATGAGAGCGGCGTCGACTATGTCGGCACCAACCAACGGCGGAGCTTCCAAGCGCAAAGCGGCCACAGGAGCTACATTGACCGCACCCCCGACCAGTAggtatttgtttgagcttatagTTCGGCCATTAATGTGGCCAATGCGAATACTAATAATTTTTGCCGAGACCTGCAGAAAGTGTGTACCGCCACTATCGTCCGAAGACGTCAAGGAAGCGCCAGGGGGTAATCCCGGACTGAGATCTTTGGCACGGGCCGGGGTCAACACGGAGGCTCCTGCCGCAGACCAGCCTCTGGAGGATCCTGGGGATGTCTCGGTTACCAATTCCGAAGTCGAGAGTGTGATGAATCACCGACGATGGAAGGAGTCACTGCGTCATCCAGTGTTTTCCGAACAGGAGTTCAATGCACTTAGTTCGGTGGACGCCTACCTCGGAGCCGCCCGATCGACTTGAAGGAATCGCCCATCTACTGTCGACCAATATGCAGGTTTGTGATTGGTTTTGATAACCGAACATAAATCCTGACCCAGTAGCCTCCGAGCCTTAAGTTGGGCGGTACGGCCGAGCTAAGGGTCTTAATATGCATATGTTGTGACATGGTGCAGGCCTTGAAGGAACAAAACAACAAACTGACCGAGGACCTTGAGCTGAACCAAACACAGTTGGCGGCTGCACAGGCCGAACTGGAGGAGGTCAAGAAGTTCACCCGGGAAGCACATGTTGAGTAGAAAGTTTTACCATGCATAAGAATTTTTTAGGGCGTCTTTTGTGGCAAAAGATTGCCTTGTAGCAGCCGAGTCCATAGGCCAACTGGAGAAAGACTTGAAAGCGGCTAAGGAGGCCCAAAGGTACGCCGAATCACAACACGAAGCCGGCTACCGAGTACTGTCCCGAAGCCATGAGGATAAAAACAAGCTTAAAGCGGAAAATCAGCGACAGGCCGGAGAAATAGAGCATTAAAATCCCAGCTGGCACAAACCCTCGAGGAGAAGCAGAGATTGAAATGCGGCATGTTTGGTAAGTGAAATTTCAACTTGTGATCATGCAAAGCATGCGTATGATGTCAATGTAAAAAAACCTGCCCCATCTCTTATCAGATCTCCTGACCGGGCGTCTCGAAGAAGAGGCTGGCTCGTTCGGGGGGAACCTGCTAAAGGAACTGTCCATCGTGCACGAACGAGCTCGAAAAGCTATGAGGAGCATGACCAAGGCGCTATGGCCAAACGAGACGCCTCCAGAAGGGATGGTCGAACTGGCCAATCGATTTAAAGGAGCTCGGCGTCGTTTCAAGCTTTGGAAGATGTCGGCTTGCCAAGAAGGAGCACGGGAGGCATGGGCAATGGTTAAGACCCGCTTTACCAAGCTGGACCCGAATCATTTAGCTCGGGTCGGGCCGGCAAGGCCCGATAGGCGGGAAGTGCCACTTcatttggtgtatgaccaagtgaTGCCAGCCGCTCGGTTATCTCAAGAAGACTGCGCCCTGGATACTATAATAGATAGTCTCGACCAGAAGCAGGGTGTTTGATTCTATGTTTCTATGTACTTTACATCAAACAATCTCCGTCCGTGTTGTAAACGTTGTCTTAACCggccatcggcttcaacctccccCGCCATTGGCCAGGGAGTGTTCCGAACTGTGTGACCTGTTGGAACAGAAAATCACTTCGGAGAACCAAGCAATCCGGCCATTTGGTACGAACAGACAGAACGCGCAcagggagttatgttatattactgtttaacgtaagaaacatcttccaaagaaaatagttcCTCCAagggttcctttctttgggttgttatGTTGACCATAGGCGTTTTAACAAGACCGCCGTAGTAAGCGGATGATGGTTACTCCGGGAAAATAAATCCGGGTGTTTGGTGATGATCACCACTAATTTTCGCTTCCCTCGTAGCTGACCAATTATGttcttaagaacgctagctttcggcttcacccgtctgaggttcGTATCTGGGTAATCCGGtcgtaacaatcgcagaggtgctcacTTTACCCTCTAGCCGAATAATCGGGAACACAGAGGGTAAGCATAGGAGCGaagcaacccagcttggccaaaacttaactCAAATCGATTCATATGATGGCTTAAAAACGACATTGCAAGGGTGCAAACACGACAAAGGCGAATAAATGCACAAAAGATATATTAATTGGCTTcgttaaagaagcccccaggtataaccGTACATTTAAAGATGTATGCCCAAGTAAACTTAACATAGTTCGGTTTAGCCGAACACAGCCTGGGAGGTGTTATCCACACTCAAaaagtaaaaagaaaagaaatagtcTAACAAAAGAAAGGCTAGTTGAGTGGCGACACCGGACTAGCCGTAGAAGCGTCGAAGCCgagctgcgttccatgggtttggttCGAGGCGATTGTCTGCTGGGTTGCGGAGACGATATGCTCCCCCAGCTAGCACTTCAtcgattatgaagggaccctcccacttgggcgaGAGCTTATTCTTCTGCTTCTCAGGGAGACGTAGGACGAGTACGCCTACGTTGTATGCCTTCGCCCGAACCTCCCTACTCTGGTAGCGTCGGGCCTGCTGTTGATAGAACGTAGAGCGGGCCGAGCTATGTCGCGC
This genomic window from Aegilops tauschii subsp. strangulata cultivar AL8/78 chromosome 4, Aet v6.0, whole genome shotgun sequence contains:
- the LOC109765600 gene encoding uncharacterized protein, with protein sequence MVPGKLPSPTCDRGQSKSYGIFNHRSPSSHRGHVNQGRPSAGPTPLSRRFSPRLGRGDGGHAGPVESSAPHQGVNTASGQPTLLQQVRGKKPRVAEKDGGAQLVPTETLLRTTPCGQGLRARTVEILDTAYGLKVSEENLDKLCYKRYVQRAQEIMQREASEPGFNKNEVGGNPFSSKKANEPAGRVAAKIPKGKEPVTSQYHVLESADVPAAHINLIIVSDDDDEEEEEAANKVAAETNNSSVNIVDPRVVAAVAIAPVPPAATSAPAPITPVAGAPMAFATDSATPATYGHGHGADGVCARGIKRPHAHDAIFAPAPGAGAPVGFAPALATPAASDHGNMGRMAEELQDIEAVSASMAQAIYRRSVSARSNLPRWGCHGLRTPKTRSAPAHCSLPMKRNTTGPAPAYAGSSSRAPVASGSSFRAPAAKITSSTPGSTFRALSANISSSAPGSSSHAPPAKITSSIPGSSSRAPPAKIISSSSGSSFRALPANISSSAPGSSSRAPTAKITSSTPGSTFCALPANISSFAPGSSSLAPPAKITSSAPGSSSRAPPAKIISSAPGSSFHALPANISSSAPPANISSSAPGSSSRALPVNISSSAPGSSLCALPVDISSSAPPANISSSAPGSSSRAPPANVSSSAPGMAMPEQGNGIRGFVRLFGVDIALVRLFGVDIAPRE
- the LOC109765603 gene encoding uncharacterized protein, yielding MAASASFRFLSPPAPNPHDRIHPSLLACPTRRRRLRATRCSSTPQPPPSPRLEFPLLPFQPAEVLIPSECKTLHLYEARYLALLEEALYKRQNSLVHFVLDPVLSSSSKDSFAVRYGCLVQIESVQKLDFGALVSIRGVCRVNIKNLLQMEPYLRGDVSPMMDKSCDGTGLGLRISRLRESMCNLHSLQMKLKVPEDEPLQTNIKSSLMWSEKETFEGYGEEFIPGLVERLSFAAYQSVSGMSDAELLTLQKYKIKAMDSTDTLERVNSGIEYVEHNIGMVAARLAIQNI